CCGGCCAAGCGGACAGTGATTTGCCTTGTAGCGTCACCTGTCCCCGGCTGGGGGCCAGTTCGCCACACAAGGCCCCGAGCAGGCTGCTCTTGCCTGCACCGTTCGGCCCGAGTACTCCCAGTACCTGGTTGGGCAAAAGCTGCAGATCGATCTCTTGCAGCACGTCACAGCTGCCACGGCGCAAATGCAAACCTTCGACTTCAAGCATCAGTTACGCCCCCGCACCAGCAGGAAAAGGAAAAACGGCGCGCCGATGAAGGCTGTGACGATCCCGATCGGCAGCTCGGCGGGTGCCAACGCCAACCGCGCCACCAGGTCTGCGAACAGCAGCAAGGTGCCACCGGCCAGCAGCGAGGCCGGCAACAGCACACGGTGGTCAGGGCCTGCCACCAGGCGCACGAGATGCGGTACCACCAGGCCGACGAAACCGATCAGGCCAGCCGCTGCCACGGCAGCGCCAACCCCAAGTGCCGTGCAGAACACCAGCTCGCGCTTCAGGCGTTCTACTTCTATGCCCAGGTGCCTTGCTTCCGATTCGCCCAACAGCAAAGCGTTGAGTGCCTGCGCCCGGCGTGGCAGCCACAGTGCAACAGCCATGGACACGACCAGCAAGGGCCATAACCGCTCGTAACTGGCGCCATTGAGGCTGCCCAGGTTCCAGAAGGTCAGCGTGCGCAACGTGGCATCATCGGCCAGGTAGGTGAACAGCCCGACCGCCGAGCCGCCCAGGGCCGTCAACGCGATACCGGCCAGCAGCATGGTCGCGACGTTGGTCTGCCCGTCGCGGCGCCCCAACCGGTACACCAGGGCCGTCACCCCCAGGCCGCCGACGAAGGCGCAGGCCGACAGCAGATAAGGCGCGAACCACTCCGGGATACCTCCCAGCCAGCTACCGCCGACAATCGCCACCGCAGCCCCCAGCGCCGCGCCACTGGCAACGCCCACCAGGCCAGGGTCCGCCAACGGGTTGCGGAACAGCCCCTGCATGGCGACACCAGACAGCGCCAACACCGCGCCTACCGCCAAACCCAACAGGGTGCGCGGCAAACGGATCTGGCCGAGGATCATGTCGGCCTGCTCCAACCCGTCGGCCGCGATGGGCAAGCCGAGCAGGCGCAGCCCGGCGCGCAGGGTGTCTGACAACGGCAGGCTGACCGGCCCCAGGGCCAGCGAAAGCCAGACTGCGACCAGGCACAGCAAGCTCAGGCCCATGAATAGCGTGCGCGGTTGAATGCGTTGTTTCATCGAGTGCTGCTGGCCGGATAGAAGGTGGCCGTCAGATCGTCCAGCGCCGCTGGCAAGCGTGGGCCCAGGCCGCCGACCAAAAGGGTCGGGTCAAGGGTCACCAGGCGCTTCTCGCGCACAGCCCGAGACGCCGCCAGCGCCGGGTTTTCCTTGAGCAGGGCCTGCAGCGCCTGGTCGCCGGCCAAGGCGCGATCAGAGAACACCAGCACGTCCGGGTCCAGCGCCGCCAGCGCTTCATTGGAAAAGTTCTTGTAGCCTTGGTGCTCAGCCAGGTTACGCGCCCCTGCCTGGCGCAACAGCCAGTCACCTGCGGTGCCCTGCCCTGCGATCAGCGGTTTTGCTCCCGCATGGCCAACCAGCAGGAGGACGCCCGGTGCCTTATGGTGGGCTTGGGCTTGCTTGACCTTTAGTTGCAGGGCTTCGAGTTGCTGGTGATAACCCGAGGCAAGTTGCGCGGCCTTTTGCTCGGCACCGAGCAACGTGCCCAGGTGCTTGAGGTTTGCATCGACGGCCGCGAGGTCGGCCTGGCTGGAGAACAGTTCGACACGCACGCCGGCGCTACGAATTTGCGCTAGCACCGGTGGCGGCCCCATTTCTTCGGTGCCCACCAGCACGTCCGGGCGCAAGCTGAGAATGCCCTCGGCCGATAGCTGGCGCTGGTAACCGATACTTGGCAGTGCCTTCAACGACTCGGGATGCTGACTGGTGGTGTCGACACCCACCAGGCGTGGTTCGCCGCCCAGCTCACTGATCCACTCGCTCAACGCGCCGCCAGCACTGACCCAGCGTTGCGGCAGTTCGGCAGCCAGGGCCTGGGTGGAAGCAACGAGGGCTGCGCACAGAGCGAGCATGGCGGCGGGACGACGCATCATCGGGTTCCTTCTGAAGGCGGGCCGCGTACCTTGTGGTGAGCGGCAGAACTGCGCACCATAGACCACCCGGCGCAGCGAATGCGGGCAATTTGATAATTATTCGCATTGAAGCGTCAAGCTATCCCTTTGTTTCACGAGCCTTCCTTGCAATGCACTTTCTTTGTACTTCCGCAGCGCTGGCCGAAGGCCATAGCCGCGCCTTCAGCGTAGACGGCATCGACCTGTTCGGCATACGCCGTCAAGGCCAGGTGCACCTCTACCGCAACCGTTGCCCGCACCGGGGCATCCCGCTGAACTGGGCAGCTGACGCGTTTCTTGATGACAGCGCCAGCTTGATTCATTGCGCCCATCACGGGGCATTGTTTCTGATCGAAAGTGGCGAATGCGTGGCCGGCCCTTGCGAGGGAGAGGCCTTGCAGGCCCTGGGCTGCCTGGAAGACAGCCAGGGCATTTGGTTCACCGGTGGAGCAACACCGGTAGCGGGCGATCGATGACGATTCGTGAAGCATCCAGCTGCACACCGTAGGCCAGCACCTCAACACCATCGGCCACGGCTGTACGCAGCGCCGCGGCATAAGCAGCATCGATTTCTTCGGCAGGGCGTACCGCTTCGACGCCGGTGAGGTTCACGCAGTACAGTTGCACGGCGCGAATACCCTGGCGGGCCAACGACGCCAGCTCTCGCAAGTGTTTCGCGCCACGTTGGGTCACCGCGTCCGGAAAGGCCGCCACAGTGCTGTCCGGGTACCCCAGGGTCACGCTTTTGACCTCGACATAGGCAGGCCCCTGGGCAAACTCGAGGCGAAAGTCCACCCGGCTGCCCTCCTCGCCATACGCCACTTCGCGCTTGAGTGCGGTGAAGCCAGCCAGCTCGCGGATCGCCCCGGCACGCAAGGCCTCTTCGACCAATGCGTTGGCTCGCCCGGTATTGATGCAGGCCAGCCGCCCCTGGGGCGTTTCGCTGATCTCCCAGGTGCCTGGCAGCTTGCGTTTGGGGTCGTTGGAACGGCTGAACCAGACCTGCCCACCTTCGCGCATGCAATTGAGCATGGAGCCGGTGTTGGGGCAGTGAATGGTGAGCTGTTCACCACTTGCCAGTTCGATATCCGCCAGAAAGCGCTTGTAGCGGCGCAGCAGGCGCCCTTGCTCGAGTAAAGGAAAGAACACCATCAGCCCTGCCAGCTCCGCAGCCCACGGGCGATACGCTGTACTGCCTCTTCCAGCCGCGGCAGGCTCTGGGTATAGGCAAAACGTACGTGATGACCGGCCAGGTGGCGGCCAAAATCCAGGCCCGGGGTAAAGGCCAGGTGCTCGGTTTCCAGAAAGTGCCTGCAGAAGGCAAAGGCGTCACCACCGAAAGCGCTGATGTCGGCATACAGGTAGAACGCGCCCTGCGGCTCCACGGCAATGCGGAAGCCCAGTTCCCGCAGGGCTGGCAGCAGATAGTCGCGGCGACGGGCAAATTCGGCGCGCCGCTCCTCGAAAATCGCCAGGGTTTCTGGCTGGAAACATGCCAGGGCAGCGTATTGGGCCATGCTGGGGGCACTGATGTAGAGATTCTGCGCAAGTTTTTCCAGGTCGGCCACGGCATTGGGCGGCGCCACAAGCCAGCCCAGCCGCCATCCGGTCATGCCGAAATACTTGGAAAAACTATTAAGGACGAAGGCCGAGTCGTCCACTTCCAGCACGCTGGGCGCTTCCATGCCATAGGTGAGCCCATGGTAGATCTCATCCACCACCAGGTGCCCGTGACGCGCACGGGTGGCCTTGGACAGGCTGGCCAGCTCATCGCGGCTGAGCACCGTGCCGGTCGGGTTGGCAGGCGAAGCCACCAGCGCACCGACGGTATCCGCGTCCCAGTAGCGCTCGACCAGATCGGCGGTGAGCTGGTAGTTGACCTCCGGCCCCACCGGTACCAGCTGCGCACCGCCTTCCACAAGGCGCAGGAAGTGGCGATTGCACGGGTAACCCGGGTCGGCCAGCAGCCAGTGCTTGCCGGGGTCGACCAGCAGGCTGCTGGCCAGCAACAGGGCTCCGGAACCGCCGGGGGTGATCAGAATGCGTTCCGGGTCGACCGAAACACCGTAGCGCTCAGCGTAGAAACCGGCGATGGCCTCACGCAGTGCCGGCAAGCCGCGCGCCGCGGTATAACGGGTATGCCCCGCAGCCAGCGCAGCCTGGCCAGCCTCGACGATGGGCGCAGCGGTGGTGAAGTCCGGCTCACCGATTTCCAGGTGGATCACATCGTGGCCGGCCGCCTGCAGTTCGTTGGCGCGCGCCAACAGCGCCATGACATGAAAGGGTTCGATGGCGCGGCTGCGCGCACTGTATGGGTGGGCCATGACCTTCTCTCAATTGGGTCTAAACTGGTAATTCTACCTCTGCACTGCACCGAACGTGTGCTCCACGGCACTGTCAATACCTAGGATCGGGCGGGGTAGCGCACCCCTGATCTATCTGGTAAGTTCGGCGGCTCGCAGTCGCAGGGCCGGCGGGTGCCGGAGATGGAGCAGCCTGCGCATTGGATCAGATGAGTGAGAGGCGGTCTATTCATGTCCACCGTAGAGAAGCAAAAAACCAATCAGACCATGTACGGTGTCGAGCCCTATAAAGAGACCAAGGGCGAAGAGTACATGGGCGAGCCCATGCGCAAGCATTTCACGAACCTTCTGGGGGCCTGGAAGCTTGAGCTGATGACCAGCGTGGACCAGACCGTAACGCACATGAAGGACGAAGCGGCCAACTTCCCCGACCCGGCCGACCGCGCCAGCCAGGAAGAAGAATTCGCTCTGGAACTGCGCAACCGTGATCGTGAGCGCAAGTTGATCAAGAAGATCGACAAGACCCTGCAGAAGATTCAGGACGAGGAGTACGGCTGGTGCGATTCCTGCGGGATCGAGATCGGCCTGCGTCGCCTGGAAGCCCGTCCGACTGCGGACCTGTGCTTCGATTGCAAGGAAATCGCGGAGAAGAAGGAAAAGACAGTCGGCAAAGGCTGACCCTTCTTCCATCCTGACGGGGCGCATCATGCGCCCCGTTTCATTTTCAGACGCATTACAGCCCATGAACGACTCCCGCTACACCGGACGCTTCGCTCCCACCCCCAGCGGCTTTCTGCACTTCGGCTCGCTGGTCGCCGCCCTCGCCTCCTGGCTCGATGCCCGCGCAGTGAATGGCCAGTGGCTGCTGCGCATGGAAGACACCGACCCGCCCCGGGAAATGCCCGGCGCTCGCGATGCCATCCTGCAGACCCTGGAACGTTACGGGCTCGAGTGGGATGGCGAGGTGGTGTTCCAGAGCCAGCGCCATGACGCCTATGCCGCGGTAGTGGACCGCTTGTTCAACATGGGCCTGGCCTACGCTTGTACCTGTTCACGCAAGCAGCTGGAAAGCCACAACGGTATTTACCCAGGGTTTTGCCGCAATGCCGGGCATGCTCGCGAAGGCGCAGCGATCCGCCTGCGGGTGCCGGAGCTGATCTACCGCTTCAACGACCGGGTGCAGGGCACGTACGAACAGCACCTGGGACGGGATGTGGGCGACTTCGTCATCCAGCGCCGGGACGGGCTGTATGCGTACCAGCTGGCCGTGGTGCTGGATGACGCCTGGCAAGGGATTACCGATATCGTGCGCGGCGCCGATCTGCTCGACAACACGCCGCGCCAGTTGTACCTGCAGGAATTGCTGGGCTTCTCTCAGCCACGCTACTTGCATATACCGCTGATCGTGCAACCCGATGGCCACAAGCTGGGCAAGTCGTACCGTTCACCACCGCTCGAAGCCAGCCAGGCAACCCCCTTGTTATTGCGGGCGCTGCGCGCTTTGGGGCAGGAAACCGAGCCTGAACTGTTGATCGCGACACCGGCCGAAGTGCTTGAGGTGGCGCGGCAACGCTGGCGGCCGGAGGCGATCGTGCAGCGAACCACGGTGCCAGAGGCCGATTTGCGCTGAGGTATTACGGGCCTTATCGCCGGCAAGCCGGCTCCCAGAGGTAGTGCCCTGCCCTCAGGCCTGGCGGAGCACCTGTGGGAGCCGGCTTGCCGGCGATAAGGCCAGAACAGGTAACCCACCCCTCAATTCAAAAGCCCAATAATTTCAAACCCTTGGCGAACACTACCGATTCCCGCTAGCATCGCCCCCGCCATTTGCGCCAATAATAAGTCCAAGCCCGCAGCGCCCAACCATCGAGGCCAGCATGTACATCTATCGTTTGGTCCTGCTTCTGGTCGTGGGGATCTACCTGTTCTCCCCGGCCATCATGGACTGGTGGATCGAGCCGACCGGAGCCTGGTACCGCCCCTACCTGCTCTGGCTGATCCTGATCGTCGTCACCTTCATCCTGCAGAGCCAACGAGATGCCGATGAGCTTTAGCCTGACCCAGATGATCCTGATCAGCGCCGGGTACCTGATGGTGCTGTTCGGCGTGGCCTGGATCAGCGAGCGCGGGCTAATTCCCCGTTCGATCATTCGCCACCCGCTGACCTACACCTTGTCACTCGGCGTCTACGCCAGTGCCTGGGCCTTCTATGGCTCGGTAGGCCTGGCCTACCAATACGGCTACGGTTTCCTCGCCTGCTACCTGGGGGTGTCTGGCGCCTTTCTGCTGGCGCCGGTGCTGCTCTATCCGATCCTCAAGATCACCCGCACCTACCAGCTGTCGTCGCTGGCGGACCTGCTGGCCTTCCGCTTCCGCAGCACCTGGGCCGGCGCGCTGACCACGGTCATCATGCTGATCGGCGTGCTGCCCCTGCTGGCCCTGCAGATACAGGCAGTGGCCGACTCGATCAGCATCCTCACCGGTGAGCCGGTCAAGGCACGGGTGGCCTTCGCGTTCTGTACGCTGATCATTCTTTTCACCATCTTCTTCGGTTCGCGGCATATCGCCACGCGCGAGAAACACGAAGGCCTGGTGTTCGCCATCGCCTTCGAATCGGTGATCAAGTTGCTGGCCCTGGGCGGCATCGGCCTGTACGCGCTATATGGCGTGTTCGGTGGCCCGCATGGCCTTGAGGTTTGGCTGCTGCAGAACCAGACGGCCCTGGCGGCACTGCACACCCCACTGCAGGAAGGCCCATGGCGCACGCTGCTGCTGGTGTTCTTTGCCTCGGCCATCGTCATGCCACACATGTATCACATGGCCTTTACCGAAAACCTCAACCCGCGCTCGCTGGTCAGCGCCAGCTGGGGCCTGCCGCTGTTCCTGCTGCTGATGAGCCTGGCCGTTCCGCTGGTACTGTGGGCCGGCCTGCGCCTGGGCGCCAGCACCAACCCCGAGTACTTCACCCTGGGTCTGGGCATTGCTGCCAATAATGAGGCGCTCGCGCTGCTGGCCTATGTTGGCGGGTTGTCCGCTGCCAGCGGGCTGATCATTGTCACCACCCTGGCCCTGTCGGGCATGGCGCTCAATCACTTGGTGCTGCCGCTGTACCAGCCCCCAGCGGAAGGTAACATCTACCGCTGGCTGAAATGGACCCGTCGTGCGCTGATCGTCGCGATCATCACCGCCGGTTTCATGTTCTATCTCACCCAGAACAACCACCAGAGCCTGGCCAACCTGGGCATCGTCGCCTTCGTTGCCACCCTGCAGTTCCTGCCTGGGGTGCTGTCGGTGCTGTATTGGCCGACTGCCAATCGGCGCGGCTTCATTGCGGGCCTGCTGGCCGGCACACTGGTGTGGATGGTGACCATGCTGCTGCCGCTGCTGGGCAACCTGCAAGGTTTCTACATACCGTTGCTGGACATGATCTATGTGCTGGACGACACCAGTTGGCACATGGCGGCCATCGCCTCGCTTGCGGCCAACGTGCTGCTGTTCACGCTGATCTCGTTGTTCACCAATGCCAGCACCGAAGAAGTCAGCGCCGCCGAAGCCTGCGCGGTAGACAACGTACGCCGACCACAGCGGCGCGAACTGCATGCGGCCTCGCCGCAGGAGTTCGCCACTCAGCTGGCCAAGCCCCTTGGTGCCAAGGCCGCGCAAAAGGAAGTCGAGCAGGCTCTTCGCGACCTCTACCTGCCGTTTGACGAACGCCGTCCCTATGCCCTGCGTCGCCTGCGCGACCGCATCGAGGCCAACCTCTCGGGGCTGATGGGGCCGAGCGTGGCCCAGGACATGGTCGAGACTTTCCTGCCGTACAAATCCGGTAACGAGAACTACGTCACCGAAGACATACACTTCATCGAAAGCCGCCTGGAAGACTACCACTCGCGCCTCACCGGCCTGGCCGCCGAGCTCGATGCCCTGCGCCGCTACCATCGCCAGACCTTGCAGGAACTGCCTATGGGCGTCTGTTCGCTGGCCAAGGACCAGGAAATCCTCATGTGGAACAAGGCCATGGAAGAGCTGACCGGCATCGCCGCCAAGCACGTGGTCGGTTCGCGCCTGGTGACCATCAGCGAGCCATGGCGTGGCCTGTTGCAAGGCTTCATCGACGTGCCCGACGAGCACCTGCACAAGCAGCGTCTGGCGCTGGATGGCCAGCCGCGCTGGCTGAACCTGCACAAGGCAGCCATCGACGAACCATTGGCCCCTGGCAACAGCGGGCTGGTGCTGCTGGTCGAGGACCTTACCGAAACCCAGGCTCTGGAAGACAAGCTGGTGCACTCCGAGCGCCTGGCCAGCATCGGCCGCCTGGCCGCTGGGGTGGCCCACGAAATTGGCAACCCGATCACCGGCATCGCTTGCCTGGCGCAGAACCTGCGCGAGGAGCGTGAAGGCGATGGCGAGATCATCGAGCTATCCAGCCAGATTCTCGAGCAGACCAAACGGGTATCGCGCATCGTCCAGTCGCTGATGAGCTTCGCTCACGCCGGCGGTAGCCACCAGAACAGCGAAGAGCCGGTTTGCCTGGCCGAGGTGGCGCAGGACGCCATCGGTCTGCTGGCATTGAACCGGCGCAATTTCGAAGTACAGTTCTTCAACCTTTGCGACCCGGAGCATTGGGCCGAGGGAGATCCCCAGCGCCTGGCCCAGGTGCTGATCAACCTGCTTTCCAATGCCCGCGACGCCTCGCCACCCGGCAGCGCCGTACGTGTGCGCAGCGAAGCGAGCGAACATACCGTGGACCTGATCGTCGAAGACGAAGGCAGTGGGATCCCGAAGAACATTATGGACCGCCTGTTCGAGCCCTTCTTCACCACCAAGGACCCGGGCGAAGGCACCGGACTGGGGCTCGCTCTGGTCTATTCCATCGTGGAAGAGCATTATGGGCAAATCACCATCGACAGCCCGGCCGATATCGAACGGCAACGTGGCACCCGGATCCGCGTGACCCTGCCCCGGCATGTCGTAGCGACGTCCCCAGAAATTCGAGACCGTCGAGAGAATTGAATCAATGCCGCACATTCTGATCGTCGAAGACGAAACCATCATCCGCTCGGCCTTGCGTCGTCTGCTTGAACGGAACCAGTACCAGGTCAGCGAAGCCGGCTCGGTGCAGGAAGCCCAGGAACGCTTCAGCATTGCCACCTTCGACCTGATCGTCAGCGACCTGCGCCTACCCGGCGCCCCGGGCACCGAGCTGATCAAGCTCGGTCAGGGCACACCGGTGCTGATCATGACCAGCTACGCCAGCCTGCGCTCGGCGGTGGACTCGATGAAGATGGGCGCGGTGGACTACATCGCCAAACCCTTCGACCACGACGAGATGCTCCAGGCCGTGGCACGCATCCTGCGCGACCGGCAGAACGCACCCGCACCTGCCCCGACCGCCGAACCGCGTGCCAATGGCAAGAACGCGCCGGCCGACAAAGCCAGCCCGGCTGCAGCCAACGGCGAAATCGGCATCATCGGTTCGTGCCCGCCGATGCAGGACATGTACAGCAAGATCCGCAAAGTGGCGCCCACCGATTCCAACGTGCTGATCCAGGGTGAATCCGGTACCGGTAAGGAACTGGTCGCCCGTGCCCTGCACAACCTGTCGCGACGGGCCAAGGCGCCGATGATTTCGGTGAACTGCGCAGCCATTCCCGAAACCCTGATCGAATCGGAGCTGTTCGGCCACGAGAAAGGTGCATTTACCGGCGCCAGCGCCGGTCGCGCCGGTCTGGTGGAGGCCGCTGACGGCGGCACGCTGTTCCTTGACGAAATCGGCGAGTTGCCGCTGGAAGCGCAGGCCCGGTTGCTGCGCGTGCTGCAGGAGGGCGAAATTCGCCGGGTCGGCTCGGTGCAATCGCAGAAAGTCGATGTTCGCCTGATCGCCGCGACCCACCGCGACTTGAAGAACCTGGCCA
The Pseudomonas sp. KU43P genome window above contains:
- a CDS encoding hemin ABC transporter substrate-binding protein gives rise to the protein MMRRPAAMLALCAALVASTQALAAELPQRWVSAGGALSEWISELGGEPRLVGVDTTSQHPESLKALPSIGYQRQLSAEGILSLRPDVLVGTEEMGPPPVLAQIRSAGVRVELFSSQADLAAVDANLKHLGTLLGAEQKAAQLASGYHQQLEALQLKVKQAQAHHKAPGVLLLVGHAGAKPLIAGQGTAGDWLLRQAGARNLAEHQGYKNFSNEALAALDPDVLVFSDRALAGDQALQALLKENPALAASRAVREKRLVTLDPTLLVGGLGPRLPAALDDLTATFYPASSTR
- the dksA gene encoding RNA polymerase-binding protein DksA: MSTVEKQKTNQTMYGVEPYKETKGEEYMGEPMRKHFTNLLGAWKLELMTSVDQTVTHMKDEAANFPDPADRASQEEEFALELRNRDRERKLIKKIDKTLQKIQDEEYGWCDSCGIEIGLRRLEARPTADLCFDCKEIAEKKEKTVGKG
- the gluQRS gene encoding tRNA glutamyl-Q(34) synthetase GluQRS: MNDSRYTGRFAPTPSGFLHFGSLVAALASWLDARAVNGQWLLRMEDTDPPREMPGARDAILQTLERYGLEWDGEVVFQSQRHDAYAAVVDRLFNMGLAYACTCSRKQLESHNGIYPGFCRNAGHAREGAAIRLRVPELIYRFNDRVQGTYEQHLGRDVGDFVIQRRDGLYAYQLAVVLDDAWQGITDIVRGADLLDNTPRQLYLQELLGFSQPRYLHIPLIVQPDGHKLGKSYRSPPLEASQATPLLLRALRALGQETEPELLIATPAEVLEVARQRWRPEAIVQRTTVPEADLR
- a CDS encoding iron ABC transporter permease translates to MVAVWLSLALGPVSLPLSDTLRAGLRLLGLPIAADGLEQADMILGQIRLPRTLLGLAVGAVLALSGVAMQGLFRNPLADPGLVGVASGAALGAAVAIVGGSWLGGIPEWFAPYLLSACAFVGGLGVTALVYRLGRRDGQTNVATMLLAGIALTALGGSAVGLFTYLADDATLRTLTFWNLGSLNGASYERLWPLLVVSMAVALWLPRRAQALNALLLGESEARHLGIEVERLKRELVFCTALGVGAAVAAAGLIGFVGLVVPHLVRLVAGPDHRVLLPASLLAGGTLLLFADLVARLALAPAELPIGIVTAFIGAPFFLFLLVRGRN
- a CDS encoding Rieske (2Fe-2S) protein yields the protein MHFLCTSAALAEGHSRAFSVDGIDLFGIRRQGQVHLYRNRCPHRGIPLNWAADAFLDDSASLIHCAHHGALFLIESGECVAGPCEGEALQALGCLEDSQGIWFTGGATPVAGDR
- the sfsA gene encoding DNA/RNA nuclease SfsA, whose translation is MVFFPLLEQGRLLRRYKRFLADIELASGEQLTIHCPNTGSMLNCMREGGQVWFSRSNDPKRKLPGTWEISETPQGRLACINTGRANALVEEALRAGAIRELAGFTALKREVAYGEEGSRVDFRLEFAQGPAYVEVKSVTLGYPDSTVAAFPDAVTQRGAKHLRELASLARQGIRAVQLYCVNLTGVEAVRPAEEIDAAYAAALRTAVADGVEVLAYGVQLDASRIVIDRPLPVLLHR
- a CDS encoding sigma-54-dependent transcriptional regulator; this encodes MPHILIVEDETIIRSALRRLLERNQYQVSEAGSVQEAQERFSIATFDLIVSDLRLPGAPGTELIKLGQGTPVLIMTSYASLRSAVDSMKMGAVDYIAKPFDHDEMLQAVARILRDRQNAPAPAPTAEPRANGKNAPADKASPAAANGEIGIIGSCPPMQDMYSKIRKVAPTDSNVLIQGESGTGKELVARALHNLSRRAKAPMISVNCAAIPETLIESELFGHEKGAFTGASAGRAGLVEAADGGTLFLDEIGELPLEAQARLLRVLQEGEIRRVGSVQSQKVDVRLIAATHRDLKNLAKAGQFREDLYYRLHVIALKLPALRERGSDVNEIANAFLARQSARIGRDDLHFSAEAEQAIRHYSWPGNVRELENAVERAVILSESAEISAELLGIDIELSDLEDDDLLDNAMVPAGVSANNASHEPTEDLSLEDYFQHFVLEHQDHMTETELARKLGVSRKCLWERRQRLGIPRRKTNATSE
- a CDS encoding sensor histidine kinase translates to MPMSFSLTQMILISAGYLMVLFGVAWISERGLIPRSIIRHPLTYTLSLGVYASAWAFYGSVGLAYQYGYGFLACYLGVSGAFLLAPVLLYPILKITRTYQLSSLADLLAFRFRSTWAGALTTVIMLIGVLPLLALQIQAVADSISILTGEPVKARVAFAFCTLIILFTIFFGSRHIATREKHEGLVFAIAFESVIKLLALGGIGLYALYGVFGGPHGLEVWLLQNQTALAALHTPLQEGPWRTLLLVFFASAIVMPHMYHMAFTENLNPRSLVSASWGLPLFLLLMSLAVPLVLWAGLRLGASTNPEYFTLGLGIAANNEALALLAYVGGLSAASGLIIVTTLALSGMALNHLVLPLYQPPAEGNIYRWLKWTRRALIVAIITAGFMFYLTQNNHQSLANLGIVAFVATLQFLPGVLSVLYWPTANRRGFIAGLLAGTLVWMVTMLLPLLGNLQGFYIPLLDMIYVLDDTSWHMAAIASLAANVLLFTLISLFTNASTEEVSAAEACAVDNVRRPQRRELHAASPQEFATQLAKPLGAKAAQKEVEQALRDLYLPFDERRPYALRRLRDRIEANLSGLMGPSVAQDMVETFLPYKSGNENYVTEDIHFIESRLEDYHSRLTGLAAELDALRRYHRQTLQELPMGVCSLAKDQEILMWNKAMEELTGIAAKHVVGSRLVTISEPWRGLLQGFIDVPDEHLHKQRLALDGQPRWLNLHKAAIDEPLAPGNSGLVLLVEDLTETQALEDKLVHSERLASIGRLAAGVAHEIGNPITGIACLAQNLREEREGDGEIIELSSQILEQTKRVSRIVQSLMSFAHAGGSHQNSEEPVCLAEVAQDAIGLLALNRRNFEVQFFNLCDPEHWAEGDPQRLAQVLINLLSNARDASPPGSAVRVRSEASEHTVDLIVEDEGSGIPKNIMDRLFEPFFTTKDPGEGTGLGLALVYSIVEEHYGQITIDSPADIERQRGTRIRVTLPRHVVATSPEIRDRREN
- a CDS encoding pyridoxal phosphate-dependent aminotransferase; translation: MAHPYSARSRAIEPFHVMALLARANELQAAGHDVIHLEIGEPDFTTAAPIVEAGQAALAAGHTRYTAARGLPALREAIAGFYAERYGVSVDPERILITPGGSGALLLASSLLVDPGKHWLLADPGYPCNRHFLRLVEGGAQLVPVGPEVNYQLTADLVERYWDADTVGALVASPANPTGTVLSRDELASLSKATRARHGHLVVDEIYHGLTYGMEAPSVLEVDDSAFVLNSFSKYFGMTGWRLGWLVAPPNAVADLEKLAQNLYISAPSMAQYAALACFQPETLAIFEERRAEFARRRDYLLPALRELGFRIAVEPQGAFYLYADISAFGGDAFAFCRHFLETEHLAFTPGLDFGRHLAGHHVRFAYTQSLPRLEEAVQRIARGLRSWQG